A section of the Veillonella criceti genome encodes:
- a CDS encoding cytidine deaminase family protein — translation MSQYISLNMSSFDEYRSLIGAAYEAKQNSYSPYSKFAVGAAVLCEDETIFTGCNIENASYGLTNCAERVAIQSAVATGHQTFQAIAIVGDSKGPCMPCGACRQVLVEFKVPLIILEQSETELVVYELAELLPQSFSADNL, via the coding sequence ATGAGCCAATATATTTCGTTAAATATGAGTTCGTTTGATGAGTATAGAAGTCTGATTGGGGCGGCCTATGAGGCTAAACAGAATTCCTATAGTCCATACTCCAAGTTTGCTGTGGGGGCGGCGGTGCTTTGTGAGGATGAGACTATTTTCACCGGTTGTAATATAGAAAATGCCTCTTATGGCCTTACTAATTGTGCTGAACGGGTGGCGATTCAATCAGCGGTAGCTACTGGACATCAGACTTTTCAGGCTATTGCTATTGTAGGAGATTCAAAAGGGCCTTGTATGCCTTGTGGTGCCTGTCGCCAAGTATTAGTTGAATTTAAGGTACCCTTAATTATTTTAGAACAGAGTGAAACGGAATTAGTCGTTTATGAATTAGCTGAATTATTACCTCAGAGTTTTAGTGCTGACAATTTATAA
- a CDS encoding thymidine phosphorylase, translated as MHMNELILKKRNGGIHSNAELTYIVNEFVNGLIPDYQMSAWLMAVYFQGLTAEETASLTKAMAESGEQIDLSSIHGITVDKHSTGGVGDKTTFIIASIVAACGVPVAKMSGRGLGHTGGTIDKLESIPHVNVALTKDEFFQIVRNVGVAVTGQSGNLAPADKLLYALRDVTGTVDSIPLIASSVMSKKLAAGSEAILLDVKVGSGAFMKTYEDAVTLAETMVAIGTHNGRKTVALITDMDRPLGQAIGNAIEIAEVVDTLQGKGPEDLVTESLELATNMLYLGGKGSYEACKCLANTTLASGAAFTKFCELVEAQGGDTSVLTKATFKEAQYKEAVLAPVSGYITHMDAEICGRAALALGAGRYTKTDAIDYKAGIWMLKKTGDEVVAGETIAYVQSNTKSTLEDAKARYLSALSFGAAEPSKQPLVWARVTEEGTEAYI; from the coding sequence ATGCATATGAATGAGTTGATATTAAAAAAACGTAATGGAGGCATTCATAGCAATGCAGAACTTACCTATATTGTGAATGAATTTGTTAATGGTTTAATTCCTGATTATCAAATGAGTGCATGGCTCATGGCGGTTTATTTTCAAGGCCTTACAGCGGAAGAAACTGCGAGTTTAACGAAAGCTATGGCGGAATCTGGGGAACAAATTGATTTATCCAGTATTCATGGGATTACGGTGGATAAGCATAGTACAGGTGGTGTAGGCGATAAAACGACGTTTATTATTGCCTCGATTGTAGCTGCTTGTGGTGTACCGGTAGCTAAGATGTCAGGTCGTGGTTTAGGCCATACGGGCGGAACAATTGACAAGCTGGAATCAATCCCCCATGTGAACGTTGCACTTACGAAAGACGAGTTTTTTCAAATTGTTAGAAATGTAGGTGTTGCTGTAACTGGGCAATCGGGTAACTTGGCTCCAGCCGATAAGTTATTATATGCATTGCGCGACGTAACGGGGACAGTCGACAGTATTCCATTGATTGCATCATCTGTGATGAGTAAGAAATTGGCAGCTGGAAGTGAAGCTATTTTACTCGATGTCAAAGTGGGGAGCGGTGCCTTCATGAAAACGTATGAGGACGCTGTTACGTTAGCTGAAACTATGGTTGCTATTGGTACTCATAATGGGCGAAAAACGGTAGCCCTTATTACCGATATGGATCGTCCTTTAGGACAAGCTATTGGGAACGCTATAGAGATTGCAGAAGTGGTTGATACGCTGCAGGGGAAAGGGCCTGAGGACTTAGTTACAGAGTCCTTGGAGTTAGCAACGAATATGTTGTATTTAGGTGGTAAAGGCTCTTATGAAGCCTGTAAATGTTTGGCAAACACTACTTTAGCAAGTGGGGCTGCTTTTACTAAGTTTTGTGAATTAGTGGAAGCACAGGGTGGAGACACTTCTGTATTAACTAAGGCCACTTTTAAAGAGGCGCAGTATAAAGAAGCTGTTTTGGCGCCCGTGTCTGGTTATATTACGCATATGGATGCTGAAATTTGTGGCCGCGCCGCGTTAGCTTTAGGGGCTGGACGCTATACTAAAACAGATGCCATAGATTATAAAGCTGGAATTTGGATGCTGAAAAAGACAGGCGATGAAGTGGTAGCAGGGGAAACAATAGCGTATGTACAAAGTAATACTAAGAGTACTTTAGAGGACGCTAAGGCACGTTATTTGTCGGCCTTGTCCTTTGGCGCAGCGGAACCTAGTAAGCAGCCATTAGTATGGGCCCGCGTTACTGAAGAAGGAACGGAGGCGTATATATGA
- the deoC gene encoding deoxyribose-phosphate aldolase has protein sequence MDVNQQKPAYTGREILAHVDHTLLSPTATWEDIKTLVEQALAFQTASVCIPPTYVKQVKDTYGNDVTICTVIGFPLGYMTTAAKVAEAKQALAEGACEIDMVVNLGAVKNGHYATIVEEIKALKEACGSAILKVIIETCYLSEAEKVALCQAVTDGGADYIKTSTGFGTAGATLADVQLFKTYIGPGVKIKAAGGIRSIEDMVAYLAAGCERLGASAAVGLLETHLDETFSY, from the coding sequence ATGGATGTAAATCAACAGAAACCGGCTTATACAGGGCGAGAAATTTTGGCTCATGTAGACCATACTTTATTATCACCAACAGCGACTTGGGAAGATATCAAGACACTTGTAGAACAAGCTTTAGCATTTCAGACAGCCTCTGTATGTATTCCACCAACCTATGTAAAACAAGTTAAGGATACCTATGGAAATGATGTTACAATATGTACGGTTATTGGCTTTCCTTTGGGATATATGACAACAGCGGCTAAAGTAGCAGAGGCAAAACAAGCCTTAGCTGAAGGGGCTTGTGAAATTGATATGGTTGTTAATCTAGGTGCGGTTAAAAATGGGCATTATGCAACGATTGTTGAGGAGATAAAAGCCTTGAAAGAAGCCTGTGGTTCGGCGATTTTAAAGGTGATTATTGAAACATGCTATTTATCAGAAGCTGAAAAAGTGGCGCTTTGTCAAGCCGTTACTGATGGTGGTGCTGATTATATAAAAACATCGACTGGATTTGGTACAGCAGGCGCTACATTGGCCGATGTACAGTTATTTAAAACGTATATTGGCCCTGGTGTGAAAATAAAAGCTGCTGGTGGGATTCGTTCTATTGAAGATATGGTAGCATATTTAGCAGCCGGCTGCGAGCGTTTGGGTGCTAGCGCAGCCGTGGGCTTATTAGAAACTCATTTAGATGAAACTTTTTCTTACTAG
- a CDS encoding 3'-5' exonuclease — translation MINFVAIDFETANKYANSACSLAVVTVEDGQITKRGYSLIKPPFMQFDEECIAIHQIQPQEVMDKPTFDVLWPAIYENHLKGKLVIAHNAKFDIGVLRATLDHYNIEWPELDFTCTVKISKRVWPDLQNHKLNTMAAYLGYEFKHHYALDDAEICAQVAIAAAKKRGVQSMEQLLANIGLAKESFITDDRREKVKEEAAGEQMSFF, via the coding sequence ATGATTAATTTTGTTGCCATAGATTTTGAAACAGCCAATAAATATGCGAATAGTGCGTGTTCGTTGGCCGTAGTTACGGTGGAAGATGGGCAGATTACGAAACGTGGTTATAGCCTGATTAAGCCTCCATTCATGCAGTTTGATGAAGAGTGTATTGCCATCCACCAGATTCAACCACAAGAAGTTATGGATAAACCCACGTTTGATGTGTTATGGCCGGCTATTTATGAAAATCATTTAAAAGGTAAATTAGTTATTGCTCATAATGCTAAATTTGATATTGGTGTGTTACGAGCTACGTTAGATCATTATAACATTGAGTGGCCTGAACTAGATTTTACTTGTACGGTAAAAATTTCGAAACGAGTTTGGCCAGATTTGCAGAATCATAAACTAAACACGATGGCAGCTTATTTAGGGTATGAATTTAAACATCATTATGCTCTCGATGATGCGGAAATTTGTGCACAAGTGGCTATAGCGGCGGCTAAAAAGCGAGGCGTACAATCCATGGAACAATTGCTAGCTAATATTGGGTTAGCTAAAGAATCATTTATTACAGATGATCGTCGTGAAAAAGTAAAAGAAGAAGCGGCTGGGGAGCAAATGTCTTTTTTCTAG
- a CDS encoding ABC transporter substrate-binding protein: MFKRSMVSVLVGLLSLALLVGGCGSSSSNQEGKIRIGILQQVEHPALDASTEGFKAGLAERGYKDGENIELDFQNAQGEHSNMESITNRFVSDKDNLIYVVGTAASQIVANATKDIPIVGAAIYDYKGTGLVHSVEKPGTNVTGTTNFNPVPKQLDLILKVLPNTKEVGVIYSSSEVNAQIQVAAFKEYAASKGIQVVEETITSVNDIPQVTTNLINRGVKVIYTPTDNLIASAMPNLVAVAETAKVPVFVSDGMLIEKGGFMGYTVDFYQLGVQAGHMAADILDGKSKPEDMPVQMQATMKLATNPDMAKKLGITIPDDVPQEAK, from the coding sequence ATGTTTAAGCGTAGTATGGTAAGCGTATTGGTAGGTCTTTTGAGCCTAGCGCTTTTAGTTGGTGGTTGTGGTTCGAGTAGTTCTAACCAAGAAGGTAAGATTCGAATTGGGATTTTGCAACAAGTAGAACATCCAGCGTTGGATGCCTCTACAGAAGGGTTTAAAGCCGGTTTAGCCGAACGAGGTTATAAAGACGGTGAAAATATTGAATTAGACTTTCAAAATGCCCAAGGTGAGCATTCTAATATGGAAAGCATTACCAATCGATTCGTTTCAGACAAAGACAACCTTATCTATGTGGTAGGAACGGCAGCTTCACAAATTGTGGCGAATGCAACGAAAGATATTCCTATTGTGGGGGCCGCTATTTATGATTACAAAGGGACTGGGTTAGTTCACTCTGTAGAGAAACCAGGAACAAATGTAACGGGCACAACCAATTTTAATCCTGTGCCAAAACAGTTAGATTTAATTTTAAAAGTGTTACCTAATACAAAAGAAGTTGGTGTGATTTATTCTTCAAGCGAAGTGAATGCTCAGATTCAAGTAGCTGCTTTTAAAGAGTATGCTGCCTCGAAAGGAATTCAAGTAGTAGAAGAAACAATTACTAGTGTTAACGATATTCCACAAGTAACGACAAACTTAATCAATAGAGGTGTGAAAGTTATTTACACACCTACGGATAATTTAATTGCTTCGGCGATGCCTAATTTAGTCGCTGTAGCAGAAACCGCTAAAGTACCAGTTTTCGTGTCTGATGGCATGTTGATTGAAAAAGGTGGTTTTATGGGATACACTGTTGATTTTTACCAATTAGGGGTTCAAGCTGGTCATATGGCTGCTGATATTTTGGATGGCAAGTCAAAACCAGAAGATATGCCTGTACAAATGCAAGCGACTATGAAACTGGCAACCAATCCTGATATGGCTAAGAAATTAGGGATTACCATTCCTGATGATGTACCTCAAGAAGCTAAATAA
- a CDS encoding NADH-dependent flavin oxidoreductase has translation MKQLTEQVRLRNGVILKNRLAIPPMTTRMSYYDDTVTGDEIAYYGMRTGDAGLFITGVAHIQPNGRGWTGELGVYDDKFLPGLSKLATTIKQNGTKAVLQIFHAGRMSDSKTLEGEQPVAPSAVAAEREGSEVPRELTNTEIEEIIENFKAATVRAIKAGFDGIELHGANHYLLHQFFSPHSNRREDQWGGSLEKRYTFIERVVDGVLGVVKEMNVPDFIVGYRFSPREETDPGFNLEETLWLVDKLADKELDYLHISLTRYDRATNIQKYADKSMLQYVYETINGRLPLISVGDIHTREDVATALQYSDIAAIGTGVLIDPKWFAKILAGRDSEIRKTLNLQDKELLMISNGTYAFMEMKTPELLVK, from the coding sequence ATGAAACAATTAACAGAACAAGTACGTTTACGCAATGGTGTTATATTGAAAAATCGTTTAGCAATTCCACCAATGACAACTCGTATGAGTTATTATGATGATACAGTAACTGGTGATGAAATTGCTTATTATGGTATGCGGACAGGCGATGCTGGTTTATTTATTACTGGTGTAGCACATATTCAACCGAATGGACGTGGTTGGACAGGTGAGCTTGGTGTATATGATGATAAGTTTTTGCCAGGGCTTAGTAAATTGGCGACGACAATTAAACAGAATGGAACTAAGGCTGTTCTTCAAATTTTCCATGCAGGTCGTATGAGTGATAGTAAAACATTAGAAGGTGAACAACCAGTGGCACCAAGTGCAGTAGCTGCTGAACGCGAAGGTTCCGAAGTGCCACGTGAATTAACAAATACGGAAATTGAGGAGATTATTGAAAACTTTAAAGCGGCTACCGTTCGTGCCATTAAAGCAGGCTTTGATGGTATTGAATTACATGGGGCGAATCACTATTTATTGCATCAATTTTTCTCGCCGCACTCTAATCGTCGTGAAGACCAATGGGGCGGTTCATTAGAGAAACGATATACCTTTATTGAACGTGTGGTCGATGGCGTATTAGGCGTTGTAAAAGAGATGAATGTGCCTGACTTTATTGTAGGGTATCGTTTTTCTCCCCGTGAAGAAACTGATCCTGGTTTTAATTTGGAAGAAACATTATGGCTTGTTGATAAGTTGGCGGATAAAGAACTTGATTATTTGCATATTTCGTTGACTCGTTATGATCGAGCAACTAATATTCAAAAATATGCAGATAAATCTATGTTGCAGTATGTGTATGAAACAATCAATGGTCGTTTACCATTGATTTCTGTTGGTGATATTCATACGCGTGAAGATGTGGCTACGGCGTTGCAATACTCTGATATTGCTGCTATCGGAACCGGTGTTTTAATTGATCCTAAATGGTTCGCTAAAATCTTGGCTGGCCGTGATAGTGAAATTCGTAAAACTTTGAATTTACAAGATAAAGAGTTATTAATGATTTCTAATGGTACGTATGCCTTTATGGAAATGAAGACACCAGAATTACTTGTTAAATAA
- a CDS encoding MarR family winged helix-turn-helix transcriptional regulator — MAYIQNWLADLRRIKEISETLEKELTARSSLNLNGYYVLYFLAHSEEKKLRLNLLQEQMGLSQSAMSRMIVRMEGSHCGSIQRASCECDKRGVYIAITECGLQRLAEAEPIVEEVLQRFYQ; from the coding sequence ATGGCCTATATACAAAATTGGTTGGCCGATTTACGACGAATAAAAGAAATTTCAGAAACATTAGAAAAAGAATTAACGGCGCGTTCTTCGTTAAATTTGAATGGATATTACGTATTATATTTTTTAGCACATAGTGAAGAGAAAAAGTTACGCTTAAATTTATTACAAGAACAAATGGGATTAAGTCAAAGTGCGATGTCTCGCATGATAGTGCGTATGGAAGGTTCCCATTGTGGATCCATTCAACGGGCTAGTTGTGAATGTGATAAACGAGGTGTCTATATAGCTATCACTGAGTGTGGTTTACAGCGCTTAGCGGAAGCTGAACCGATTGTGGAAGAAGTATTACAGCGGTTTTATCAGTAA
- the larA gene encoding nickel-dependent lactate racemase: MRTYSFHYGEQMIDCTLDERRVIGELHMAETPVIADPESAIREALEHPIDSKPLKELVKPGETVAIIANDTTRIANTHVFMPIILDYLNEAGIPDENIKIVFALGTHRDMTEAEMISEVGMEAAGRVTMINSTAKKTEDFKYVGTTSFGTEVYLNRHVVEADHIICTGSVVHHFFAGFGGGRKAILPGVASYETIRQNHSLMLDDKATIGHLEGNPIYDDQIEGVAMCPPTFLLNVVLNGEKEFTGVFAGHYITAHKAACDFVNAQNGVEIERQAPIVIASTGGYPKDINIYQSQKTMDNAVRAVKPGGVVILLAECREGSGSAIFDETVNTFDSIQAIEDSVRQDFQIGRHKAYAVTRLMKKVDFYLISSLDDEYARKAFFTPVHSLDEALRLAEAKLGSNAEILLMPHGSYTVPIIK, from the coding sequence ATGCGCACATATTCATTTCATTATGGGGAGCAGATGATAGATTGTACCTTGGACGAAAGGCGAGTTATTGGCGAATTACATATGGCTGAAACGCCAGTTATTGCCGATCCAGAGAGTGCCATTCGGGAAGCTTTAGAACATCCCATTGATTCTAAACCGTTAAAAGAATTAGTAAAACCAGGTGAAACGGTAGCCATTATTGCAAACGATACTACGCGAATTGCAAATACGCATGTCTTTATGCCTATCATTTTGGATTATCTTAATGAGGCAGGGATTCCTGATGAAAATATTAAAATTGTTTTTGCGTTAGGGACTCATCGTGATATGACTGAAGCTGAAATGATTAGCGAAGTCGGGATGGAGGCAGCTGGTCGTGTGACAATGATAAACTCGACTGCTAAGAAGACTGAAGATTTTAAATATGTAGGAACGACTTCTTTTGGTACAGAAGTTTATTTGAATCGCCATGTAGTTGAGGCTGACCATATTATTTGCACGGGTTCTGTAGTCCATCATTTCTTTGCTGGTTTTGGTGGTGGTCGTAAAGCGATTTTGCCAGGTGTTGCCTCTTATGAAACAATTCGGCAAAATCATAGTTTGATGTTAGATGATAAGGCAACGATTGGTCATTTAGAAGGTAATCCAATATATGATGATCAAATTGAAGGTGTGGCTATGTGTCCGCCAACCTTTTTATTAAATGTAGTATTAAACGGTGAAAAAGAATTTACAGGTGTTTTTGCGGGGCATTATATTACGGCCCATAAGGCTGCTTGTGATTTTGTAAATGCTCAAAATGGTGTAGAAATTGAACGACAGGCACCTATTGTGATTGCTTCTACGGGTGGTTATCCTAAAGATATCAACATCTATCAATCACAAAAAACTATGGATAATGCAGTGCGTGCTGTCAAGCCGGGGGGTGTTGTCATTTTGTTAGCTGAATGTCGTGAAGGCTCAGGATCAGCTATTTTTGATGAAACAGTAAACACCTTTGATTCGATTCAAGCAATCGAAGATTCGGTTCGCCAAGATTTTCAGATTGGTCGTCATAAAGCCTATGCAGTAACTCGTTTGATGAAAAAAGTTGATTTTTATTTGATATCTAGTTTAGATGATGAATATGCTCGTAAAGCCTTTTTTACACCGGTTCATTCTTTAGATGAAGCATTGCGATTGGCAGAGGCTAAATTAGGATCTAATGCTGAAATTTTACTTATGCCACATGGCTCTTATACGGTACCTATCATTAAATAA
- a CDS encoding GNAT family N-acetyltransferase, with protein MSNHIIIRRGNRQDIPILLDIYNYEVVHGVATLDIHPRTIEEWTKWYEAHNIKNHPLLVALVNDHVAGYATLSEYRTKEAFASTVELSIYVAPQYRGIGVANQLMADILTMAKEDTTIHLVVSVITAGNEASVALHNKYNFTFCGTIREVGVKHGQYLDIENYTLLV; from the coding sequence ATGAGCAATCATATTATAATTCGTCGAGGGAATCGGCAAGATATTCCAATCTTATTAGACATATATAATTACGAAGTAGTTCATGGTGTAGCTACTTTAGATATTCATCCACGGACCATTGAAGAGTGGACAAAATGGTATGAAGCACATAATATAAAAAATCACCCTCTACTTGTAGCTCTCGTGAATGACCATGTAGCTGGTTATGCAACGTTATCTGAATATCGAACAAAAGAAGCCTTTGCTAGTACGGTAGAGCTTTCTATTTATGTAGCTCCGCAATATCGTGGCATAGGTGTAGCCAATCAATTAATGGCTGATATATTGACGATGGCGAAAGAAGATACAACCATCCATTTGGTAGTGTCGGTAATTACAGCTGGCAATGAAGCCAGTGTAGCTTTACATAATAAGTATAATTTTACTTTTTGTGGCACTATTAGAGAAGTGGGCGTTAAGCATGGGCAGTATTTAGATATTGAAAATTATACGTTGCTAGTTTAA
- a CDS encoding efflux RND transporter periplasmic adaptor subunit, with translation MTKRQQRNIRWSVIPIIMVMMLALSGCFGPTKVTTVEVDTKEMPVKISNDANITALNKVTIEPTVSGQVSTMAVKVGDEVKQGQVVAMLDTSTLQTQLNQLIQELGEQQSHAGVQAVPQETTVVPGAVSSADVNRAHEMMMNGIITEKEYQTIVQRSQATVVTSGGGYVATGGGMEVAGIQAAIAQLQTQIAQSQIVAPMTGRVAAIYNEDRKVAIEGRPFMLIQQNTPVVASLSIPQSFALKLAEPANKSTLKVYLKVDDKEIPGELTYVDTNAPAGTPSVLVKATFNNTDDVIKPGEFYTLVIESSATAPVIAVPKEAVHENKDGKFVYVVTADNTVDVRVVETSETVDGYTAIVMGLSKGERIITSKGNFELGEQVTY, from the coding sequence ATGACAAAGCGACAACAACGAAACATTCGTTGGTCCGTTATTCCTATCATTATGGTAATGATGTTGGCTTTAAGCGGTTGTTTTGGGCCAACCAAAGTAACTACAGTGGAAGTAGATACAAAAGAAATGCCTGTTAAGATTAGTAATGATGCTAATATTACAGCCCTTAATAAAGTGACGATTGAACCTACCGTATCAGGACAAGTGAGTACGATGGCTGTCAAAGTAGGCGATGAGGTAAAACAAGGCCAAGTGGTGGCTATGCTGGATACGAGCACATTACAAACACAGTTAAATCAATTGATTCAAGAATTAGGTGAACAACAGAGTCATGCAGGTGTGCAAGCCGTGCCACAGGAAACGACCGTAGTGCCGGGGGCCGTATCTTCTGCTGATGTAAATCGCGCTCACGAAATGATGATGAATGGCATTATTACAGAAAAAGAATACCAAACGATTGTACAACGCTCGCAAGCGACTGTAGTAACTAGTGGTGGAGGCTATGTGGCAACCGGTGGTGGTATGGAAGTGGCGGGGATTCAAGCAGCCATTGCCCAATTGCAGACACAGATTGCTCAGTCACAAATTGTGGCACCAATGACGGGGCGAGTGGCGGCTATTTATAATGAAGATCGTAAAGTGGCTATTGAAGGTCGTCCCTTTATGCTTATTCAGCAGAATACCCCTGTTGTAGCTTCTTTAAGCATTCCGCAGAGTTTTGCATTGAAGTTAGCGGAACCTGCTAATAAAAGTACCTTGAAAGTGTATTTAAAAGTAGATGATAAAGAAATCCCTGGTGAATTAACTTATGTTGATACGAATGCACCAGCTGGTACGCCGAGCGTATTGGTAAAGGCAACATTTAATAACACTGATGATGTGATTAAACCAGGTGAATTCTATACTCTTGTCATTGAATCATCAGCAACGGCACCCGTTATTGCTGTACCGAAGGAAGCTGTTCATGAAAATAAAGATGGGAAGTTTGTGTATGTCGTAACAGCGGATAATACAGTTGATGTTCGGGTTGTTGAAACGAGTGAAACGGTCGATGGATATACGGCGATTGTTATGGGGTTAAGCAAAGGGGAACGGATTATTACGTCCAAAGGAAACTTTGAACTGGGGGAACAAGTTACTTATTAA
- a CDS encoding TPR end-of-group domain-containing protein, translating to MKFTYTVSGMMIVLTLVLSGCGAETTSNESVKVVTPNTTVATKAQPVEAVAEATRLLQKNEYTAAIAKADEILKIYPNSDEAYSIKGMAMGLNGAAQGGLEFTKKAYKINPNNVSNYYNMAMLYKLEGNLQEAKNWFEKVLAKDPRNTWSVYGIATIYADQGNDEKALEWLKQAISIDPVVKDVARTQDHFVRFHGNPTFDALVK from the coding sequence GTGAAATTTACATATACAGTAAGTGGGATGATGATTGTGTTAACTTTAGTGCTCAGTGGTTGCGGTGCTGAAACAACGTCTAATGAATCGGTTAAAGTAGTGACGCCCAATACGACTGTGGCTACCAAAGCACAACCAGTGGAAGCTGTGGCAGAAGCGACTCGTTTATTACAAAAAAATGAGTACACGGCAGCGATTGCAAAGGCGGATGAGATTTTGAAGATATATCCTAATTCAGACGAAGCCTATTCAATTAAAGGAATGGCGATGGGGCTTAATGGAGCAGCCCAAGGTGGATTAGAATTTACTAAGAAAGCGTATAAAATAAACCCTAATAATGTAAGTAATTACTATAACATGGCGATGCTGTATAAGTTAGAAGGTAATTTACAGGAGGCTAAAAATTGGTTTGAAAAGGTATTGGCTAAAGATCCTCGTAATACGTGGTCTGTTTATGGTATTGCGACGATTTATGCTGATCAAGGCAATGATGAGAAGGCCTTAGAATGGTTAAAACAGGCCATATCAATAGATCCAGTAGTAAAAGATGTGGCTCGTACACAGGATCATTTTGTCCGGTTTCATGGGAATCCAACCTTTGATGCTCTTGTGAAATAG